The Kitasatospora paranensis genome has a window encoding:
- a CDS encoding cation diffusion facilitator family transporter, whose protein sequence is MSTEGGTKALVAALSANLAIAVGKFTAFAFTASSSMLAEGVHSIADSGNQVLLLIGGKRSTRAADEQHPFGYGRERYVYGFLVSIVLFTVGGLFACFEGYEKIHDPHELKSWGWAVGVLLFAIVMEGWSFLTAYREAAKDKSGRSWTEYIRRAKAPELPVVLLEDTGALIGLVLALLGVSLTVITDNGVWDGIGTLAIGILLVVIAVVLALETKSLLIGESADKEVVAEIRDALVDHDSVTDVIHMRTLHLGPEELLVGAKIAVNAQDSAVQVAEAIDLAEARVRRAVPIARVIYLEPDIYSAEKAAAGPDPEATPGGPVPAAH, encoded by the coding sequence ATGAGCACCGAAGGCGGCACCAAGGCACTGGTCGCGGCACTGTCCGCGAACCTGGCGATCGCGGTCGGCAAGTTCACCGCCTTCGCCTTCACGGCCTCCTCCTCGATGCTGGCCGAGGGCGTCCACTCGATCGCGGACTCCGGCAACCAGGTGCTGCTGCTGATCGGCGGCAAGCGCTCCACCCGGGCGGCCGACGAGCAGCACCCGTTCGGCTACGGCCGCGAGCGCTACGTGTACGGCTTCCTGGTCTCCATCGTGCTGTTCACCGTCGGTGGTCTCTTCGCCTGCTTCGAGGGCTACGAGAAGATCCACGACCCGCACGAGCTGAAGTCGTGGGGCTGGGCGGTCGGCGTCCTGCTGTTCGCGATCGTGATGGAGGGCTGGTCCTTCCTCACGGCGTACCGCGAGGCCGCCAAGGACAAGTCCGGCCGGAGCTGGACGGAGTACATCCGCCGGGCCAAGGCCCCGGAGCTGCCGGTCGTCCTGCTGGAGGACACCGGCGCGCTGATCGGCCTGGTGCTGGCGCTGCTCGGCGTCTCCCTCACGGTGATCACCGACAACGGCGTCTGGGACGGCATCGGGACGCTCGCGATCGGCATCCTGCTGGTCGTCATCGCGGTCGTGCTCGCCCTGGAGACTAAGTCGCTGCTGATCGGCGAGTCCGCGGACAAGGAGGTCGTCGCCGAGATCCGCGACGCCCTGGTCGACCACGACTCGGTGACCGACGTGATCCACATGCGCACGCTGCACCTCGGTCCGGAGGAACTGCTGGTCGGCGCGAAGATCGCGGTCAACGCGCAGGACAGCGCCGTGCAGGTCGCGGAGGCCATCGACCTGGCCGAGGCCCGGGTCCGCCGCGCGGTGCCCATTGCCCGGGTCATCTACCTGGAGCCCGACATCTACAGCGCCGAGAAGGCCGCCGCCGGCCCCGACCCGGAGGCCACCCCGGGCGGTCCGGTCCCCGCCGCGCACTGA
- a CDS encoding SIS domain-containing protein: protein MLDDILLDDPAALQRADRHHALLALAGAGARVRTAARLADEAGLGDLRPEGRPRTVLVAGHGSALTAAAALDALAVTGCQVVPLPPSEVGRADRGAFASGFGWQLPGWLGPLDLLVISSATGGERGLVQLAQQAYTRGCAIVVTAPRESPLAQAALQVRALSLPYAPSPVEPGEGPDDEPDLPAEDPGALWAHLAPLAALADRIGVVQLPQGALAAVADRLDEVAVRCRPDAAAYLNPAKGLAAQLSGTVPLIWADGEVPGAVAERFAAMLADRAGLPALPGRLPQALTAHRGMFVGHLGGGGDPDDFFRDRVDEPEQLQLQVVLLRHAPGRPEDSDPGRAVGRARRLAAGHEVRLTEFSSTLEDPLQAFAELAGPADFAAVYLGLAR, encoded by the coding sequence ATGCTCGACGACATCCTGCTCGACGATCCGGCCGCGCTGCAGCGGGCCGACCGGCATCACGCCCTGCTCGCCCTCGCCGGGGCCGGGGCACGGGTCCGCACCGCGGCCCGGCTCGCCGACGAAGCCGGACTCGGCGACCTCCGCCCGGAGGGCCGTCCCCGCACGGTGCTCGTGGCGGGCCACGGCAGCGCCCTGACCGCGGCCGCCGCCCTGGACGCGCTCGCCGTGACCGGCTGCCAGGTCGTGCCGCTGCCGCCGTCCGAGGTCGGCCGGGCCGACCGGGGGGCGTTCGCCTCCGGATTCGGCTGGCAGTTGCCGGGCTGGCTCGGCCCGCTGGACCTGCTGGTGATCAGCAGTGCCACCGGTGGCGAGCGCGGCCTCGTCCAGCTCGCCCAGCAGGCCTACACCCGGGGCTGCGCGATCGTCGTCACCGCGCCGCGTGAGAGCCCGCTCGCCCAGGCCGCCCTGCAGGTCAGGGCCCTGTCCCTGCCGTACGCGCCGAGCCCCGTGGAGCCCGGCGAGGGCCCCGACGACGAGCCCGACCTGCCGGCGGAGGACCCGGGGGCGCTCTGGGCGCACCTGGCGCCGCTGGCCGCGCTGGCCGACCGGATCGGCGTCGTCCAGCTGCCCCAGGGCGCCCTGGCCGCCGTTGCCGACCGGCTGGACGAGGTGGCCGTCCGCTGCCGTCCGGACGCCGCTGCCTACCTGAACCCCGCCAAGGGCCTGGCCGCCCAGCTGTCCGGCACCGTCCCGCTGATCTGGGCCGACGGAGAGGTCCCGGGCGCGGTGGCCGAGCGCTTCGCCGCGATGCTGGCGGACCGGGCCGGGCTGCCGGCCCTGCCGGGCCGACTGCCGCAGGCGCTCACCGCGCACCGCGGCATGTTCGTCGGGCACCTCGGCGGCGGCGGGGATCCGGACGACTTCTTCCGCGACCGAGTGGACGAGCCCGAGCAGCTCCAGCTCCAGGTGGTGCTGCTGCGGCACGCCCCGGGCCGTCCCGAGGACAGCGACCCGGGCCGTGCCGTCGGCCGGGCCCGCCGTCTCGCGGCCGGGCACGAAGTCCGGCTGACGGAGTTCTCCAGCACGCTGGAGGATCCGCTCCAGGCCTTCGCCGAGCTGGCCGGGCCGGCCGACTTCGCCGCGGTCTACCTCGGTCTGGCCCGCTGA
- a CDS encoding Trm112 family protein, which produces MSLPSFLLEILVCPQCHAPLMESSEQGESELRCTGDGCGLIYPVRDEIPVLLVDEARRPS; this is translated from the coding sequence ATGAGCCTGCCGTCCTTCCTGCTGGAGATCCTGGTCTGCCCGCAGTGCCACGCGCCGCTGATGGAGAGCTCCGAGCAGGGCGAGAGCGAGCTGCGCTGCACCGGTGACGGCTGCGGCCTGATCTACCCCGTCCGCGACGAGATCCCCGTCCTGCTGGTCGACGAGGCCCGCCGCCCCTCCTGA
- a CDS encoding DUF3499 domain-containing protein has protein sequence MGRRGPLGSAVPSTLVSSVRRCSRTACGRPAVATLTYVYADSTAVLGPLATYAEPHCYDLCAEHAERLTAPRGWEVVRLAADTGPVRRTSDDLEALANAVREAARPQERSPRQSGDGDPGGLRRGHLRVLRSPDS, from the coding sequence GTGGGTCGTCGCGGCCCGCTCGGGAGTGCGGTACCGTCCACCCTCGTGAGCTCTGTACGTCGTTGTTCGCGGACCGCGTGCGGCCGGCCGGCCGTCGCAACGCTGACGTACGTCTACGCGGACTCCACCGCCGTCCTGGGCCCGCTCGCGACCTACGCGGAGCCGCACTGCTACGACCTGTGCGCGGAACACGCCGAGCGCCTCACCGCCCCGCGCGGCTGGGAGGTCGTCCGCCTCGCCGCCGACACCGGGCCCGTGCGCCGCACCAGTGACGACCTGGAGGCGCTGGCCAACGCCGTCCGCGAGGCCGCTCGCCCGCAGGAGCGCAGCCCGCGCCAGTCCGGTGACGGCGACCCCGGCGGCCTGCGCCGCGGCCACCTCCGCGTGCTGCGCTCGCCCGACAGCTGA
- a CDS encoding metallopeptidase family protein, with protein sequence MDSPTSPSPAGGQRRPRHRDRHGRGMRGPLAPPQVPISLTRSELFDDYVRESVERLERRLPQLVDVEFAVQEVPLPAKGEPAPDGVPLGRVITAAQGRKSRIVVYRRPVEIRAKSREDRAALVHEILIEQVAELLGLSPDAVDPRYDED encoded by the coding sequence ATGGACAGCCCCACATCTCCGTCACCGGCCGGCGGGCAGCGGCGACCGCGCCACCGCGACCGACACGGCCGCGGTATGCGCGGACCGCTGGCACCGCCTCAGGTGCCGATCTCGCTTACCCGTTCCGAGTTGTTCGACGACTACGTGCGCGAGTCGGTGGAACGGCTGGAACGCCGCCTGCCGCAGCTGGTGGACGTCGAGTTCGCCGTCCAGGAGGTGCCGCTGCCCGCCAAGGGCGAGCCGGCACCGGACGGGGTGCCGCTCGGCCGGGTGATCACCGCCGCGCAGGGCCGCAAGAGCCGGATCGTGGTGTACCGGCGGCCGGTCGAGATCCGCGCGAAGTCGCGCGAGGACCGCGCCGCCCTCGTCCACGAGATCCTGATCGAACAGGTCGCCGAACTGCTCGGGCTGTCGCCCGACGCCGTCGACCCCCGCTACGACGAGGACTGA
- a CDS encoding DUF5719 family protein codes for MKKPSIKAPALKAPKLKESLRRPALGGGLPGGSRTGQSLLAAAAVLGVVFGLAELRPPAAPTAVGGHGTATTSQVERTAAVCPPPRQGLIGTTTQTLFNPATDAAKGTGTLTDLAPPAAAPAPSAAAPSGSASGSPSANPSTGASAPAGGQAAAPARLTLAKPGVPVTGTAPDGDAPATVAGASGAFAPGFSVSQTTSVSDQSRLGLSGVTCEASGTDFWFVGGSTAADRNDYVTLVNADSSPATVDVRLFGDKGELTTEGGTGISMAPGTSQALLLKPMLKDEVADLAVHVVVRGGRVAAGVNAAQQGKGSDWIAASAAPAATQIMPGLPADLTSSRLVVAAPADDDADLKIQVSGKNGWFTPAGKETLHVKAGMVAALDLGSLNHGEAGAIRISPSDPAHPTPVVATVRVDRSNNGKAEAAWIAAAQPVGKRASIAENRGGGATTLYLTAGGASAAKVRLTASAGSGGGTPATKDVDVPAGTTVAVQGLEPAGLKDVYGITAETLSGGSVFAARMLAVNQKDVPAFTVQAFHDDHSTVTVPFAESDPGLLLR; via the coding sequence ATGAAGAAGCCCAGCATCAAGGCGCCCGCGCTGAAGGCCCCGAAGCTCAAGGAGAGCCTGCGCCGTCCCGCCCTCGGCGGCGGCCTGCCCGGCGGCAGCCGCACCGGGCAGTCGCTGCTGGCCGCCGCGGCCGTGCTCGGCGTGGTGTTCGGCCTCGCCGAGCTCCGGCCCCCGGCGGCCCCGACCGCCGTGGGCGGTCACGGTACGGCGACCACCTCGCAGGTCGAGCGGACGGCCGCGGTCTGCCCGCCGCCGCGCCAGGGCCTGATCGGGACGACCACGCAGACCCTGTTCAACCCGGCGACCGACGCGGCCAAGGGCACCGGCACCCTGACCGACCTCGCGCCGCCGGCGGCGGCCCCGGCGCCGTCCGCCGCGGCCCCGTCGGGCAGCGCGTCCGGCTCGCCCTCGGCGAACCCCTCCACCGGGGCGTCCGCCCCGGCCGGCGGCCAGGCCGCGGCGCCCGCCCGGCTCACCCTGGCCAAGCCCGGTGTGCCGGTGACCGGCACCGCCCCCGACGGCGACGCCCCGGCCACGGTGGCCGGCGCCAGTGGCGCCTTCGCCCCCGGCTTCAGCGTGTCGCAGACGACCTCGGTCTCCGACCAGAGCCGGCTCGGGCTGTCGGGCGTCACCTGCGAGGCGTCCGGGACGGACTTCTGGTTCGTCGGCGGCAGCACCGCGGCGGACCGCAACGACTACGTGACCCTGGTCAACGCCGACTCCTCCCCGGCGACCGTCGACGTCCGGCTGTTCGGCGACAAGGGCGAGCTCACCACCGAGGGCGGTACCGGCATCTCGATGGCGCCCGGCACCTCCCAGGCGTTGCTGCTCAAGCCGATGCTCAAGGACGAGGTCGCCGACCTCGCGGTGCACGTCGTGGTGCGCGGTGGCCGGGTCGCCGCCGGGGTGAACGCGGCCCAGCAGGGCAAGGGCTCGGACTGGATCGCCGCCTCGGCGGCGCCGGCCGCCACCCAGATCATGCCCGGGCTCCCCGCGGACCTCACCTCCTCCCGTCTGGTGGTCGCGGCCCCGGCCGACGACGACGCCGACCTGAAGATCCAGGTCTCCGGGAAGAACGGCTGGTTCACCCCGGCGGGCAAGGAGACCCTGCACGTCAAGGCCGGCATGGTCGCCGCCCTCGACCTGGGGAGCCTCAACCACGGCGAGGCCGGTGCGATCAGGATCAGCCCGAGCGACCCGGCCCACCCGACGCCGGTGGTGGCCACCGTCCGGGTGGACCGCAGCAACAACGGCAAGGCCGAGGCCGCCTGGATCGCCGCCGCGCAGCCGGTCGGCAAGCGCGCCAGCATCGCGGAGAACCGCGGCGGCGGCGCCACCACGCTCTACCTGACCGCGGGCGGCGCCTCGGCCGCCAAGGTCCGGCTGACCGCCTCGGCCGGCAGTGGCGGCGGCACCCCCGCGACCAAGGACGTCGACGTGCCCGCCGGCACCACGGTGGCCGTCCAGGGCCTGGAGCCGGCCGGTCTGAAGGACGTGTACGGCATCACCGCCGAGACGCTGTCCGGCGGGTCGGTGTTCGCGGCGCGGATGCTGGCGGTCAACCAGAAGGACGTCCCGGCCTTCACCGTCCAGGCCTTCCACGACGACCACAGCACGGTGACCGTGCCGTTCGCCGAGAGCGACCCGGGCCTGCTGCTGCGCTGA
- a CDS encoding cysteine dioxygenase family protein has translation MRMPRLRQRNRDRKQNLTRRTTAVPLAAPRPAWTDGLSDVSIAGDPLAFPHLARTDLPEHPTTVAGYARLVREIAADRDRWAPLVGYDALTRWYARLETGPGYEVWLLSWLPGQSSGFHDHGQSSGVMTVVRGELTERSLTRSGEGTRVLRPGSRRVFSAGYLHEVVNASLEPAVSIHLYTPGLVEMNQYGAVVPELQPEPR, from the coding sequence GTGCGCATGCCCCGCCTCCGCCAGCGCAACCGCGACCGCAAGCAGAACCTGACCCGCCGCACCACCGCCGTCCCGCTCGCCGCACCGCGCCCGGCCTGGACGGACGGCCTGAGCGACGTCTCCATCGCCGGCGACCCGCTGGCCTTCCCGCACCTCGCCCGCACCGACCTGCCGGAGCACCCCACCACCGTCGCCGGTTACGCCCGGCTCGTCCGCGAGATCGCGGCCGACCGCGACCGCTGGGCCCCGCTGGTCGGCTACGACGCCCTGACCCGCTGGTACGCCCGGCTGGAGACCGGCCCCGGCTACGAGGTGTGGCTGCTCAGCTGGCTGCCCGGCCAGAGCAGCGGCTTCCACGACCACGGCCAGTCCTCCGGCGTGATGACCGTCGTCCGGGGCGAGCTCACCGAGCGCTCGCTGACCCGGTCCGGCGAGGGCACCCGGGTCCTGCGCCCCGGCAGCCGGCGGGTGTTCTCCGCCGGGTACCTGCACGAGGTGGTCAACGCCTCGCTGGAGCCCGCCGTCTCCATCCACCTCTACACCCCGGGCCTGGTGGAGATGAACCAGTACGGCGCGGTCGTGCCCGAGCTGCAGCCCGAACCGCGGTAG
- the cofD gene encoding 2-phospho-L-lactate transferase, with translation MRIVALAGGIGGARFLRGLKEAVAPGDEITVIGNTGDDIHLFGLKVCPDLDTVMYTLGGGIHEDQGWGRADETWSVKEEMKAYGVGPEWFGLGDRDFATHIVRTQMISAGYPLSAVTEALCDRWQPGVRLIPMSDDRVETHVRITDGQGTRAVHFQEYWVRLHAAVDAEAIIPVGADTAKPAPGVLEAVAAADVILLPPSNPVVSIGTVLAVPGIRQAVASAAAPVVGLSPIVGGAPVRGMADKVLAAVGVDTTAEAVARYYGADLLDGWLVDTSDADAVQGVEEAGIRCRAVPLMMTDVPATAAMARTALELAAEVRG, from the coding sequence ATGCGCATCGTGGCACTGGCAGGCGGCATCGGCGGAGCGCGCTTCCTGCGCGGACTCAAGGAGGCCGTCGCCCCCGGGGACGAGATCACCGTCATCGGCAACACCGGCGACGACATCCACCTCTTCGGTCTGAAGGTCTGCCCCGACCTCGACACCGTGATGTACACCCTCGGCGGTGGCATCCACGAGGACCAGGGCTGGGGCCGGGCCGACGAGACCTGGTCGGTCAAGGAGGAGATGAAGGCGTACGGCGTCGGGCCCGAGTGGTTCGGCCTCGGCGACCGGGACTTCGCCACCCACATCGTCCGCACCCAGATGATCTCCGCCGGCTACCCGCTCAGCGCGGTCACCGAGGCCCTCTGCGACCGCTGGCAGCCCGGCGTACGGCTGATCCCGATGAGCGACGACCGGGTCGAGACGCACGTCCGGATCACCGACGGACAGGGCACCCGCGCGGTGCACTTCCAGGAGTACTGGGTGCGGCTGCACGCCGCGGTGGACGCCGAGGCGATCATCCCGGTCGGTGCGGACACCGCGAAGCCGGCACCCGGCGTGCTGGAGGCCGTCGCCGCCGCCGACGTGATCCTGCTGCCGCCGTCCAACCCGGTGGTCTCGATCGGTACCGTCCTCGCGGTGCCCGGCATCCGGCAGGCGGTCGCCTCGGCCGCCGCGCCGGTGGTGGGTCTGTCCCCGATCGTCGGCGGCGCACCCGTGCGCGGCATGGCCGACAAGGTGCTCGCCGCGGTCGGCGTCGACACCACCGCCGAGGCGGTGGCCCGGTACTACGGCGCCGATCTGCTGGACGGCTGGCTGGTCGACACCTCCGACGCGGACGCCGTGCAGGGCGTCGAGGAGGCGGGCATCCGGTGCCGCGCCGTCCCGCTGATGATGACCGACGTGCCGGCCACTGCGGCGATGGCCCGCACCGCGCTGGAGCTCGCCGCCGAGGTCCGCGGATGA
- a CDS encoding DNA-3-methyladenine glycosylase 2 family protein — MPGTVRRWRPGYPLDLARCLFPLRRGPGDPSFRGGADGSFWRASRTPDGPGTLRVAVRDGEVEGQAWGPGAAWLLAGLPDLLGAADDPSALVLPPGPLREAQRGHPGLRMLRTGLVMESLVPAVLEQKVTTAEAYRAWRTLLRDFGTPAPGPSADLWVPPSAREWAMIPSWEWHRAGVDPKRSATVVRAARLAPRLEEASALPGEQAFARLTAVPGIGVWTAAETLQRSNGDPDAVSVGDYHLPNLVGWALAGRPRSDDARMLELLEPYRPQRHRVCRLIGLTGARAPRYGPRLAPNDHRGR, encoded by the coding sequence ATGCCGGGCACGGTACGGCGATGGCGGCCCGGGTACCCGCTCGACCTCGCCCGGTGCCTCTTCCCGCTGCGCCGCGGCCCCGGCGACCCGTCCTTCCGGGGCGGCGCCGACGGATCGTTCTGGCGGGCCTCCCGCACCCCGGACGGCCCCGGCACGCTGCGGGTCGCCGTCCGTGACGGCGAGGTCGAGGGCCAGGCCTGGGGCCCCGGCGCCGCCTGGCTGCTGGCAGGGCTCCCGGACCTGCTCGGGGCCGCTGACGACCCGTCCGCGCTCGTGCTGCCGCCCGGCCCGCTGCGGGAGGCCCAGCGCGGCCACCCGGGGCTGCGGATGCTCCGCACCGGCCTGGTGATGGAGTCGCTGGTGCCCGCCGTGCTGGAGCAGAAGGTGACCACGGCCGAGGCGTACCGGGCCTGGCGCACGCTGCTGCGCGACTTCGGCACCCCGGCACCGGGCCCGTCCGCCGACCTGTGGGTGCCGCCGTCGGCGCGGGAGTGGGCGATGATCCCCAGCTGGGAGTGGCACCGGGCGGGCGTCGATCCGAAGCGGTCGGCGACCGTCGTCCGGGCCGCCCGGCTGGCACCCCGGCTGGAGGAGGCCTCGGCCCTCCCCGGTGAGCAGGCCTTCGCCCGGCTCACCGCGGTGCCGGGCATCGGCGTCTGGACGGCGGCGGAGACCCTCCAGCGCAGCAACGGCGACCCGGACGCGGTGTCGGTGGGCGACTACCACCTGCCCAACCTGGTCGGCTGGGCGCTGGCCGGGCGGCCGCGCAGCGACGACGCCCGGATGCTGGAGCTGCTGGAGCCGTACCGCCCGCAGCGCCACCGGGTCTGCCGGCTGATCGGCCTGACCGGCGCCCGCGCCCCGCGGTACGGGCCGCGGCTGGCCCCGAACGACCACCGCGGGCGGTAG
- a CDS encoding peptidoglycan recognition protein, giving the protein MVFVHHTDTTNDYACSDAPKMIRSIYQYHVKSNGWRDIGYNFLVDRCGTIYEGRAGGVAEPVLGAHTLGFNTNSSGVAALGTYVSDQAPQEQMDGIAQIAAWKLGLTGRDAQSTATLVSASDGSLYKKGTSVKFDAISGHRDAFATECPGAALYDRLGEIRTAASRLQGN; this is encoded by the coding sequence GTGGTCTTCGTCCACCACACCGACACCACCAACGACTACGCCTGCTCCGACGCCCCCAAGATGATCAGGTCGATCTACCAGTACCACGTCAAGAGCAACGGCTGGCGGGACATCGGCTACAACTTCCTCGTCGACCGCTGCGGCACCATCTACGAGGGCCGGGCCGGCGGCGTCGCCGAGCCCGTGCTCGGCGCCCACACCCTCGGCTTCAACACCAACTCCTCCGGCGTGGCCGCGCTCGGCACGTACGTCTCCGACCAGGCCCCGCAGGAGCAGATGGACGGCATCGCGCAGATCGCGGCCTGGAAGCTCGGCCTCACCGGCCGGGACGCCCAGAGCACCGCGACGCTGGTCTCCGCCTCCGACGGCAGCCTGTACAAGAAGGGCACCTCGGTGAAGTTCGACGCGATCTCCGGTCACCGGGACGCCTTCGCCACCGAGTGCCCCGGCGCCGCTCTCTACGACCGGCTCGGAGAGATCCGCACCGCCGCCTCCCGCCTGCAGGGCAACTGA
- a CDS encoding TIGR03089 family protein → MTAPFAADARIPAELLHAYLRPGAPDADPSRPLITFYDDSTGERVELSAKTFDNWVAKTANLLQDELNAGPDDRAALLLPAHWQTAVWLLACWSVGVTVIPGGDPAAADLVISGPDGLEAAEACSGERVALALRPLGGRFPQRPDGFLDYAAEVPGQGDRFAPYSPVDPQAQALETEVDGMPLKLTGEQTVALAREGAARLGIGVGDRVLSTLAYDGWSGLEAGLLAPLAAGASVVICRNADALTPEQWEKRIEAERVTVRLG, encoded by the coding sequence ATGACTGCGCCTTTCGCTGCCGACGCCCGCATCCCCGCCGAGCTGCTGCACGCCTATCTGCGCCCCGGGGCCCCCGATGCCGACCCCTCCCGCCCCCTGATCACCTTCTACGACGACTCGACCGGCGAAAGAGTCGAACTGTCCGCGAAGACCTTCGACAACTGGGTGGCCAAGACCGCGAACCTGCTCCAGGACGAGCTCAACGCCGGGCCCGACGACCGGGCCGCGCTGCTGCTCCCGGCCCACTGGCAGACCGCGGTCTGGCTGCTGGCCTGCTGGTCCGTCGGGGTGACCGTGATCCCCGGCGGCGACCCCGCCGCCGCCGACCTGGTGATCAGCGGACCGGACGGACTGGAGGCCGCCGAGGCCTGTTCCGGCGAACGGGTGGCGCTCGCACTGCGCCCGCTCGGCGGCCGCTTCCCGCAGCGCCCCGACGGGTTCCTCGACTACGCCGCCGAGGTCCCCGGCCAGGGCGACCGGTTCGCCCCGTACTCGCCCGTCGACCCGCAGGCCCAGGCGCTGGAGACCGAGGTCGACGGGATGCCGCTCAAGCTGACGGGTGAGCAGACCGTGGCCCTGGCCCGCGAGGGTGCGGCGCGGCTCGGCATCGGCGTCGGCGACCGGGTGCTGTCGACGCTCGCGTACGACGGTTGGAGCGGCCTGGAGGCGGGCCTGCTGGCCCCGCTGGCCGCCGGCGCCTCCGTGGTGATCTGCCGCAACGCCGACGCGTTGACCCCCGAGCAGTGGGAGAAGCGGATCGAGGCCGAACGGGTGACCGTGCGGCTCGGCTGA
- a CDS encoding LCP family protein: MHDPAAPENRPLDRRPARGRRRADAAPVSDGPVSDGPVSAAPVSGEAPARRAAHRRARKARRGRRALRWTAVTAALALVAGCGGAYYAYQHFTGNISSVDVQVGPDADRPRAIDGALNILVIGTDSRVGLGRDYGDEGSAGHADTTLLLHVARDRSNATVMSIPRDLMVPIPDCRTGGRRIPGEKRAMFNSSLGEDGRDPGCTWTTVEKLTGIRVDHFMMVNFEAVKTLSTAVGGVEVCAAKDIDDPDSHLRMSRGRHVVQGEEALAFVRTRHAVGFGGDLTRIPLQQQFLSSMIRKIKSSDTLTSPTKLFALADAATRALTVDSGIDDVRRLKDLAVELSRVDTRHITFTTVPVADDPRDKDRLVLRQPSAGQLFALVAADRPLGDAATTATTATGRADGTGSGTSSDGRTATARARSSATAASRASGRPTPLPLLDPAEVEVTVRNGTGVGRQAGRAAADLQAKGFTKAEVGDNARPVSASSIGYPVGHAEEAAALATALGLPAGAIRQNASLGAKDALVVVIGTDYTGPAPGGPGTTGSAGSSGSSAAAVPASPMPSGTPTDIQRVQADDTDLCAK; this comes from the coding sequence GTGCACGACCCCGCCGCCCCCGAGAACCGCCCGCTCGACCGGCGGCCCGCCCGCGGACGCCGCAGAGCGGACGCCGCCCCGGTGTCCGACGGCCCGGTGTCCGACGGCCCGGTGTCCGCCGCTCCGGTGTCCGGGGAGGCCCCCGCCCGCAGAGCCGCGCACCGCCGTGCGCGCAAGGCCCGCCGCGGCCGCCGGGCGCTGCGCTGGACGGCCGTCACCGCCGCACTCGCCCTGGTCGCCGGCTGCGGCGGCGCGTACTACGCGTACCAGCACTTCACCGGGAACATCTCCTCGGTGGACGTCCAGGTCGGCCCCGACGCCGACCGGCCGCGGGCGATCGACGGCGCGCTCAACATCCTGGTCATCGGAACCGACAGCCGGGTCGGCCTCGGCCGCGACTACGGCGACGAGGGCAGTGCCGGGCACGCCGACACCACCCTGCTGCTGCACGTCGCCAGGGACCGCAGCAACGCCACGGTGATGAGCATCCCGCGGGACCTGATGGTGCCGATCCCCGACTGCCGGACGGGCGGCCGGCGGATCCCCGGCGAGAAGCGGGCGATGTTCAACAGCAGCCTCGGCGAGGACGGCCGCGACCCCGGCTGCACCTGGACGACGGTCGAGAAGCTCACCGGGATCCGCGTCGACCACTTCATGATGGTGAACTTCGAGGCCGTGAAAACGCTGTCGACCGCGGTCGGCGGCGTCGAGGTCTGCGCCGCCAAGGACATCGACGACCCCGACTCGCACCTGCGGATGTCCCGGGGGCGCCACGTGGTGCAGGGCGAGGAGGCCCTGGCGTTCGTCCGCACCCGGCACGCCGTCGGCTTCGGCGGCGACCTGACCCGGATCCCGCTCCAGCAGCAGTTCCTGAGCTCGATGATCCGCAAGATCAAGTCCAGTGACACGCTGACCAGCCCGACCAAGCTCTTCGCCCTCGCGGACGCCGCGACCCGGGCGCTCACCGTGGACTCCGGGATCGACGACGTGCGGCGGCTCAAGGACCTGGCGGTGGAGCTGAGCCGGGTCGACACCCGGCACATCACCTTCACCACCGTGCCCGTGGCCGACGACCCCCGCGACAAGGACCGGCTGGTGCTCCGGCAGCCCTCCGCCGGGCAGCTGTTCGCGCTCGTCGCGGCGGACCGGCCGCTCGGCGACGCCGCCACGACCGCCACGACCGCCACCGGCCGCGCCGACGGCACCGGCTCCGGTACCTCGTCGGACGGCCGGACGGCCACCGCCCGGGCCCGCTCCTCGGCCACCGCCGCCAGCCGCGCCTCGGGGCGGCCGACGCCGCTGCCCCTGCTGGACCCGGCCGAGGTCGAGGTGACCGTGCGCAACGGCACCGGGGTCGGCCGGCAGGCCGGCCGGGCCGCCGCCGACCTCCAGGCCAAGGGGTTCACCAAGGCCGAGGTCGGCGACAACGCCCGCCCGGTGAGCGCCAGTTCGATCGGCTACCCGGTCGGCCACGCCGAGGAGGCGGCCGCCCTCGCCACCGCCCTCGGGCTCCCCGCCGGGGCCATCCGGCAGAACGCCTCGCTCGGCGCGAAGGACGCCCTGGTGGTCGTCATCGGCACCGACTACACCGGCCCCGCCCCGGGCGGCCCCGGTACCACCGGCAGTGCCGGGAGCTCCGGCAGCTCCGCCGCGGCCGTCCCCGCCTCGCCGATGCCGAGCGGCACCCCGACCGACATCCAGCGGGTGCAGGCCGACGACACCGACCTCTGCGCGAAGTAG